The following proteins are co-located in the Procambarus clarkii isolate CNS0578487 chromosome 4, FALCON_Pclarkii_2.0, whole genome shotgun sequence genome:
- the LOC123767221 gene encoding golgin subfamily A member 6-like protein 22 — protein sequence MRAKTQADDTQYLRPRQAKLRPGQAKLRPGQAKLRPGPVKLRPGQAKLRPGQAKLRPGQAKLRPGQAKLRPGQAKLRPGQAKLRPGQAKLRPGPVKLRPGQAKLRPGQAKLRPGQAKLRPGQAKLRPGPVKLRPGQAKLRPGQAKLRPGQAKLRPGQAKLRPGPVKLRPGQAKLRPGPVKLRPGQAKLRPGPVKLRPGQAKLRPGPVKLRPGQAKLRPGPVKLRPGQAKLRPGQAKLRPGPVKLRPGQAKLRPGPVKLRPGQAKLRPGQAKLRPGQAKLRPGQAKLRPGQAKLRPGQAKLRPGQAKLRPGPVKLRPGQAKLRPGQAKLRPGPVKLRPGQAKLRPGQAKLRPGPVKLRPGQAKLRPGPVKLRPGQAKLRPGQAKLRPGQAKLRPGPVKLRPGQAKLRPGPVKLRPGQAKLRPGQAKLRPGQAKLRPGQAKLRPGQAKLRPGQAKLRPGQAKLRPGPVKLRPGQAKLRPGQAKLRPGQAKLRPEQAKLRPGQAKLRPGQAKLRPGQAKLRPGQAKLRPGPVKLRPGQAKLRPGQAKLPPGQAKLRPGQAKLRPGQAKLRPGPVKLRPGQAKLRPGQAKLPPGQAKLRPGQAKLRPEQAKLHPGQAKLRPGQAKLRLGQANLST from the coding sequence ATGAGAGCAAAAACACAAGCAGATGACACGCAATACCTGCGTCCAAGGCAAGCAAAACTGCGTCCCGGACAAGCAAAACTGCGTCCCGGACAAGCAAAACTGCGTCCAGGACCAGTAAAACTGCGTCCCGGACAAGCAAAACTGCGTCCCGGACAAGCAAAACTGCGTCCCGGACAAGCAAAACTGCGTCCCGGACAAGCAAAACTGCGTCCCGGACAAGCAAAACTGCGTCCAGGGCAAGCAAAACTGCGTCCCGGACAAGCAAAACTGCGTCCCGGACCAGTAAAACTGCGTCCCGGACAAGCAAAACTGCGTCCCGGACAAGCAAAACTGCGTCCCGGACAAGCAAAACTGCGTCCCGGACAAGCAAAACTGCGTCCAGGACCAGTAAAACTGCGTCCCGGACAAGCAAAACTGCGTCCCGGACAAGCAAAACTGCGTCCCGGACAAGCAAAACTGCGTCCCGGACAAGCAAAACTGCGTCCAGGACCAGTAAAACTGCGTCCCGGACAAGCAAAACTGCGTCCAGGACCAGTAAAACTGCGTCCCGGACAAGCAAAACTGCGTCCAGGACCAGTAAAACTGCGTCCCGGACAAGCAAAACTGCGTCCAGGACCAGTAAAACTGCGTCCCGGACAAGCAAAACTGCGTCCAGGACCAGTAAAACTGCGTCCCGGACAAGCAAAACTGCGTCCCGGACAAGCAAAACTGCGTCCAGGACCAGTAAAACTGCGTCCCGGACAAGCAAAACTGCGTCCAGGACCAGTAAAACTGCGTCCCGGACAAGCAAAACTGCGTCCCGGACAAGCAAAACTGCGTCCCGGACAAGCAAAACTGCGTCCCGGACAAGCAAAACTGCGTCCCGGACAAGCAAAACTGCGTCCAGGGCAAGCAAAACTGCGTCCAGGGCAAGCAAAACTGCGTCCAGGACCAGTAAAACTGCGTCCCGGACAAGCAAAACTGCGTCCAGGGCAAGCAAAACTGCGTCCAGGACCAGTAAAACTGCGTCCCGGACAAGCAAAACTGCGTCCAGGGCAAGCAAAACTGCGTCCAGGACCAGTAAAACTGCGTCCCGGACAAGCAAAACTGCGTCCAGGACCAGTAAAACTGCGTCCCGGACAAGCAAAACTGCGTCCCGGACAAGCAAAACTGCGTCCAGGGCAAGCAAAACTGCGTCCAGGACCAGTAAAACTGCGTCCAGGGCAAGCAAAACTGCGTCCAGGACCAGTAAAACTGCGTCCCGGACAAGCAAAACTGCGTCCCGGACAAGCAAAACTGCGTCCCGGACAAGCAAAACTGCGTCCCGGACAAGCAAAACTGCGTCCCGGACAAGCAAAACTGCGTCCCGGACAAGCAAAACTGCGTCCAGGGCAAGCAAAACTGCGTCCAGGACCAGTAAAACTGCGTCCCGGACAAGCAAAACTGCGTCCCGGACAAGCAAAACTGCGTCCCGGACAAGCAAAACTGCGTCCCGAACAAGCAAAACTGCGTCCAGGGCAAGCAAAACTGCGTCCCGGACAAGCAAAACTGCGTCCAGGGCAAGCAAAACTGCGTCCAGGGCAAGCAAAACTGCGTCCAGGACCAGTAAAACTGCGTCCCGGACAAGCAAAACTGCGTCCCGGACAAGCAAAACTGCCTCCCGGACAAGCAAAACTGCGTCCAGGGCAAGCAAAACTGCGTCCAGGGCAAGCAAAACTGCGTCCAGGACCAGTAAAACTGCGTCCCGGACAAGCAAAACTGCGTCCCGGACAAGCAAAACTGCCTCCCGGACAAGCAAAACTGCGTCCCGGACAAGCAAAACTGCGTCCCGAACAAGCAAAACTGCATCCAGGGCAAGCAAAACTGCGTCCCGGACAAGCAAAACTGCGTCTCGGACAAGCAAATCTGAGTACATGA